The following DNA comes from Deltaproteobacteria bacterium.
CGGCGGGGTTCACCGCCGCGTTCGCCGAGCGGCTCGACGCGGCCTGCGCGCTCGACGTGCGCGAGGCGCGCAGCGGCGACCGCGTGCGCGCCGGCCGCGTGCTCGTCGCGCCGGGCGGCGCGTCGCTCGCGGTCGAGCGAAACCCCGACGGCGGCGTGCGCGTTCGCGTCGAGGCGGTCGACGACACCGAGCGCGCGTGGGGCCGCGCGCCGCGCTACCTGCCGTCCATCGATCGGATGATGCAGACGGCTGCGGCGGTCGTCGGCGGCGATGTGCTCGGCATCGTGCTCACCGGGATGGGCGACGACGGCGCCGACGGCGTGCGCGCGATCCGGCGCGCGGGCGGCGCGACCGTCGCCGAGGCGCAAGAGACCGCGGTCATCTTCGGCATGCCGGAGGAGGCGATCCGCACCGGTGCGGTCGACGAGGTGCTGCCGCTGTCGCGCATCGCCGATCGGATCGTGCGCCACGCGCGCGCGCGCCGCTGACCGGCCGATGGTATGATGGAGGCCGCGTGTCGCGCGCCAACCTGGAACAGCACATCGAGGAAGTCGAACTCGAAAACGCCAACCTGGCGAGCCTGTACGTCGCGCTCAGCCAGTTGCATTCGAGCCTCGACGTCAACGAAGTGCTCGGCGTGATCGTGGAAATCCTGCTGAACTTCGTCGGCGCCGACCTGTTTGCCGTGCTCGTCGCCGACGAGACCGGCGTGTTGCGGCCGATCGCCGCCCACGGCGTGGCGCGCGAGCGCGTGCCGGCGCTGGCCCCCGAGGGCGTGTGCGGCCGCGCGCTCGCGACCGGCGAACCGCAGATCGACGACTTCGTCGCCGGCCCGCGCGCGGGCGCGCCCGACGTCGCGCCGCTGGCGTGCATCCCGTTGCGCGCGGCGGGCGAGCCGTTCGGCGCGATCGCGGTGTGGACCTTCTTGCCGCAAAAGGATGCGTTGCGCGACATCGACCGCGAGATTGCGCACCTTTTGGCCAAGAGCGCGGGCACCGCCCTCGAGGCGGCCCGGCTGGCCATGACCGCCCCGCCGAATCCCGGCACGAAGGGCTACTACGAGGCGCTCGCCGCGCTGATCGGTTAACGACATGTCGCTTGTCGCCCTCGTCGTCGAAGACAGCCCCACGATGCGCCAGCTGCTCGTGTTCGCGCTCAAGCGCATTCGCGGTATGCGCACGATTGAGGCCAGCGATGGCGTCGATGCACTCAAGAAGCTGGCGACCGGCGAGCGGCCCGACATCATCCTCACCGACATCAACATGCCGATCATGGACGGGCTCAAGTTGGTCCAACGCGTGCGGGCCGACGACCGCCTGCGCGACGTGCCGATCGTCGTCATCACGACCGAGGGCGGCGCCGAGGACCGCGCGCGCGCGCTCGCGCTCGGCGCCAACGCGTACATCGCCAAGCCGATCCAGGCGCCGCAGGTGCTGCGCCAGGTCAAAGAGTTGCTGAAACTGGCCTGATCGCCGACAGTCGAGGGGGTGGACCTCGACCGCGCGTGCGATCTGTTCCTCGACCACCTGAAGGTCGAGCGGAACTTGTCGCCGAACACGCTCGACGGCTACGCGCGCGATCTGCGCCGGTTCGTCGACGAGTGTGGGCGCAGGTCGGCCGGGGACGTGCGGCCGGTCGACATCGTGGATCATCTCGTGCGCCTGGCGGACGCGGGACTGGCCGCGCGCAGCCGCGCGCGCGCGCTGGTGGCGGTGCGCGGGCTGTTTCGCTTCCTCGTCGCGGAGCGCGCGATCGACGCCGACCCGACCGAGACGCTCGAAGGCCCGAAGATCGGGCGCCGCCTGCCGGACGTGCTGTCGCCGGACGAGGTCGACCGGCTGTTGGCCGCGCCGCCGGCCGACACGCCGCGCGGGGCGCGCGACGCGGCGATGTTGGAGGTGCTGTACGCGACCGGGCTGCGCGTGTCCGAACTCGTGCGCCTCGCGGTCGACGACGTACACCTCGACCGCGGTTACGTCCGCGCGTTCGGCAAGGGGCGCAAGCAGCGGCTGGTGCCGCTCGGCCAGGTGGCGATCGACCGGGTGCGCGCGTATCTCACGGGACACCGGGCGACGTTCGTCAAGCGGCCGGACGAGCCGGCGCTGTTTCTCACGTCGCGCGGCCGGCCGATGACGCGCCAGGGGTTTTGGAAGTTGCTGCGCGGCTACGCGGCGGCGGCCGGCATCCGGCGGCCGATCTCGCCGCACAAGCTGCGGCATTCGTTCGCGACCCACTTGATCGAGCGGGGAGCCGACCTGCGCGCCGTCCAGGCCATGCTCGGCCACGCCGACATCGGAACCACGCAGATCTACACCCACGTCAGCCGCGGCCACCTCGTCGACGTGGTGCGCCGCCATCACCCAAGAGCAAAGTAATTACAGCGGGTTGATGGCGGTTTCGCGCGTCGCGGGTTGCGACTGTCGCACCCGGCGTCCATAGTCGGGGCGCCGTGAGCAGCGGGGGCTTCATCGGAAACATCGGTCCGGACGAGATCAAGTGGCTCGTCCAGGTCATGATCGTCCTGATCCTGTCCATCGCCGTGCACGAGTTTGGCCACGCGTTCGTCGCGGACCGGCTCGGCGACCGGCTGCCGCGCAGCCAGGGGCGCGTCACCCTCAACCCGGTCGCGCACGCCGATCCGATCGGGACGCTGCTGTTTCCCGTGCTCGGATTCGTGTTTTCCGGCGGCCACGGGCTCGGCTTCGGCTGGGGAAGGCCGGTCCAGGTCAACCCGGTGGCGTTCACGCGGCGGTTCACCATGCGCACCGGCCACATGTTGGTCGCCGCGGCAGGTCCGGCGATGAACATCGCGCTCGGGCTCGCGGTGGGCGCCGGCTACGCGGTGCTGGTCAAGACCGGCGTGCTGTCCGCGACCAGCGAGTTGAACGTCGCCATCCAGTACGCGGTGTTCCTCAACTTCATTCTCGCGTTCTTCAACCTGATCCCGGCCTATCCGCTCGACGGCGGCGCCGTCCTCGAGGGCTTTCTGCCGCGGCGGGCGCTTGACACCTGGGAGCAGATCAAGGTCTATGGCCCCTTCATCTTGATGGCGTTTCTGTTCATCGGGCCGCTGCAGCGGCTGTTCGTGGCACCCGCGCACTGGTGCTACGCGTCCTACCTGGAGTTGTGGGGGCTGCGGCCCCTGTTCGGCTGAACGAGGCGACGCGCAGTGACCGACGCCGGCTACTCCGTCGAGCTCGAGGTGTTCGAGGGGCCCCTCGACCTGCTGCTGCACCTGGTGCGCAAGCACGAGCTGGACATCCTCGACATCCCGATCGCGTTCATCACCGAGAAGTACCTCGAGTACCTCGAGCGCATGGAGCAGCTCAACCTCGACGTCGCCGGCGAGTATCTGCTGATGGCCGCGACGCTGGCGCACATCAAGTCGCGCGAGCTGCTGCCGCGCGACGACTCCGCCGACGCCGAGGACGGCGAGGAGGAGGGCGAGGATCCGCGGCAGGAGCTGATCCGGCGGCTGCTCGAGTACCAAAAATATAAGGAGGCGGCCGAGCACCTCGGCGGTCGGCCCGTGGTCGGTCGCAACGTGTGGCCGCGCGGCACCGACCGCAAGACGGCGGTGGCCGAGGACGTGGACCCGCATGCGGTCGCGCCGCTGATGCCGATTCCGGTCACGCGGCTGCTGGCGGCGCTCGACAAGGTGCTGCGCCGCGCGAAGGTCAACCTCGCGCACACGGTGAGCGTCGACCGGCTGTCGGTGTCCGACCGCATCAACCAGCTCGTCGACCGGTTCGAGCGCGAGGCCGAGTTTTCGTTCCAGAGCTGTTTTGCGTTCGTCGAAGCCGGCACGCACAGTCCGGCGCAGCTCAAGCACGAAGTCGTCGTCACGTTCCTGGCGATACTCGAGATGGCGCGGCTCGGCATGGTCGCGATCTCGCAGCCGACCGGCGAAGAGGACATCGTGCTGCGCCGCGCGGCCGATGACCTCCGCGCGCGCGCGGAACGCGTTCACATCGAAGAGGAGCGACATGAGTCGAATGCGACAGAAGCGCAAGGCGAGGGCTAAGGCCGCTCGGGCGGCCGCGGGCGCCGCGTGCGCGGTGGAGGCCGGCGCGGCCGAGGCGGGCGATCGCGTCGCCGACGATGGCGTTGCGGAGGCGGCCGCCGCCGAGCGGGCCGCGGAGCCGGACGGCGCGGCCGCGGAGGCCGCCGCCGAGCCGGGCGGTGATGCCGCGGAGGCGTCCGCCGAGCCGGACGGCGATGCCGCGGAGGCCGCCGCCGAGGCCGCGCCGGCTGCCGAGGCCGCGGCCGAGCCGGACGGCGCGGCCGCGGAGGCCGCGGCCGAGCCGGACGGCGATGCCGCGGAGGCGTCCGCCGAGCCGGACGGCAATGCCGCCGGCTCGGGACGCGACCCCGCGCGGCTCAAGAGCATCGTGGAGAGCCTCGTGTTTGCGGCCGACAAGCCGATCTCGGTCAAGGAGCTGATGCGGCTGTGCAAGGAGCGCGACGAGGCCGCGGTCGAGGCCGCGCTCGCGCAGCTCGAGGAAGGCTACGCCGGCCGGGGAGTCGTCCTGCACCGCGTGGCCGGCGGCTGGCAGTTCCGCACCAGCCCGGCGAACTCGGCGTGGGTGACGCAACTCGTCGCCGGCAAGCCGGTGCGGCTCACGCGGGCGCAGCTCGAGACGCTGGCCATCGTCGCGTACCGGCAACCGATCACGAAGCCCGAGATCGAGGAGATCCGCGGCGTGGACTGCGGCAGCCCCCTGCACGTCCTGATGGAACGCCAGCTCATCCGCGTGCTGGGCAAGAAGGAGGAGCCGGGCCGGCCCCTGCTGTACGGGACCACCCGCGAGTTCCTCGAGTTCTTCCAGCTCAACGACCTGCGCGACCTGCCGACGCTGCGCGAGTTCCACGAACTCACCGAAGACAGCAAGCGCGAACTGGAGAAGCTCGGGATCGACGCCGATGGCGACGATGCAGGCGCCGGCGGCGAGGAGGCGCCGGCCGCGGGCGAGCCGGCGGCGGCGGATGGCGAGCCGGCCGCGGGCGAGGCGGCCGCGGCGGCGGCGGATGGCGAGCCGGCGGGCGAGGCCGTGGAGGCGGCGGCGGCGGATGGCGAGGCGGCCGCGGGCGAGGCGGCGGCGGCGGCGGATGGCGAGGCGGCGGGCGAGGCCGTGGAGGCGGCGGCGGATGACGCGCCGGCCGCGGGCGAGGCCGTGGAGGCGGCGGCGGCGGCCGCGGGCGACCGGCCGTCCGCCGGCGAGGTCGCGGCGCGGCCGATCGGCGTGGACCGAGTCGCCGGCGCGCCGCCGGCCGATCGCGAGACCGCGTGAGCCGCCCGATTCGATTGCAGCGCTACCTCGCCCAGTGCGGGGTCGCGGCCCGGCGGAAGGCCGAGCAGCTGATCGTCGAGGGGCGCGTGCGCGTCAACGGTGCCGTCGTCGACGAGCTGGGCGCGCGCGTCGACCCGGAGCGCGACCGGGTATCGGTGGACGGCAAGGCGGTCACGCCGCAGGACACCATGTACGTCGTGCTCAACAAGCCCAAGGGCTTCGTGACGACGGTCGAGGACCCTGAGGGCCGTCCGACGGTGATGGAACTGCTGCCGCGGTTGCCGGTACGAGTGGTGCCGGTCGGCCGGCTCGATTTCTATAGCGAGGGCGTGCTGCTTCTCACCAACGACGGCGAGTTGGCGGCGCGGCTCCTGTCGTCGCGCTACGAAGTAGAGAAGACCTATCACGTCAAGGTGCGCGGTCACGTCAAGCCGGCCCACCTGCGCGCTTTGCGCCAAGGAGTTCGCCTCGACGACGGCTCCATCACCAAGCCGGCCAAGGTCGACCGGTTGCCGGCCGCGAGCAAACACGACTGGTTCGTGGTCACGCTCACCGAGGGCAAGAACCGCCAGGTACGCCGCATGTTCGAGGCGCTCGGGTACGGTGTCACGAAGCTGCAGCGGGTCGCATTCGCCGGCATCACGTTCCACGGCCTGCGCGTCGGCGACGCGCGCGAGCTGTCGCAAGCCGAGGTCGACGCGCTCCGGCGGCTCGTCAAGCTGCCCGCGAACACCGTGTCGCGCGGCGTCTGGGCGGCGCGCCGCGAGGAGACAGACCGGGCGCGCCGCGCGCGGCGGGCGCGCGCGGCGGACGCGACGCGCGAGGGAGCGGCGGCAGGGCGCGCGGCGCACGGCGGTCGCGGTCGCGGTCGCCGATAGACGGTCGGCGCGGCGCCGGGCGGCGCGGCGGCGGACGCCGCCCGCGCG
Coding sequences within:
- a CDS encoding GAF domain-containing protein, which encodes MGPRAALPAVHRSDDADGCGGRRRRCARHRAHRDGRRRRRRRARDPARGRRDRRRGARDRGHLRHAGGGDPHRCGRRGAAAVAHRRSDRAPRARAPLTGRWYDGGRVSRANLEQHIEEVELENANLASLYVALSQLHSSLDVNEVLGVIVEILLNFVGADLFAVLVADETGVLRPIAAHGVARERVPALAPEGVCGRALATGEPQIDDFVAGPRAGAPDVAPLACIPLRAAGEPFGAIAVWTFLPQKDALRDIDREIAHLLAKSAGTALEAARLAMTAPPNPGTKGYYEALAALIG
- a CDS encoding response regulator codes for the protein MSLVALVVEDSPTMRQLLVFALKRIRGMRTIEASDGVDALKKLATGERPDIILTDINMPIMDGLKLVQRVRADDRLRDVPIVVITTEGGAEDRARALALGANAYIAKPIQAPQVLRQVKELLKLA
- the xerD gene encoding site-specific tyrosine recombinase XerD, translated to MDLDRACDLFLDHLKVERNLSPNTLDGYARDLRRFVDECGRRSAGDVRPVDIVDHLVRLADAGLAARSRARALVAVRGLFRFLVAERAIDADPTETLEGPKIGRRLPDVLSPDEVDRLLAAPPADTPRGARDAAMLEVLYATGLRVSELVRLAVDDVHLDRGYVRAFGKGRKQRLVPLGQVAIDRVRAYLTGHRATFVKRPDEPALFLTSRGRPMTRQGFWKLLRGYAAAAGIRRPISPHKLRHSFATHLIERGADLRAVQAMLGHADIGTTQIYTHVSRGHLVDVVRRHHPRAK
- a CDS encoding site-2 protease family protein; the encoded protein is MSSGGFIGNIGPDEIKWLVQVMIVLILSIAVHEFGHAFVADRLGDRLPRSQGRVTLNPVAHADPIGTLLFPVLGFVFSGGHGLGFGWGRPVQVNPVAFTRRFTMRTGHMLVAAAGPAMNIALGLAVGAGYAVLVKTGVLSATSELNVAIQYAVFLNFILAFFNLIPAYPLDGGAVLEGFLPRRALDTWEQIKVYGPFILMAFLFIGPLQRLFVAPAHWCYASYLELWGLRPLFG
- a CDS encoding segregation/condensation protein A — encoded protein: MTDAGYSVELEVFEGPLDLLLHLVRKHELDILDIPIAFITEKYLEYLERMEQLNLDVAGEYLLMAATLAHIKSRELLPRDDSADAEDGEEEGEDPRQELIRRLLEYQKYKEAAEHLGGRPVVGRNVWPRGTDRKTAVAEDVDPHAVAPLMPIPVTRLLAALDKVLRRAKVNLAHTVSVDRLSVSDRINQLVDRFEREAEFSFQSCFAFVEAGTHSPAQLKHEVVVTFLAILEMARLGMVAISQPTGEEDIVLRRAADDLRARAERVHIEEERHESNATEAQGEG
- the scpB gene encoding SMC-Scp complex subunit ScpB, with product MEAGAAEAGDRVADDGVAEAAAAERAAEPDGAAAEAAAEPGGDAAEASAEPDGDAAEAAAEAAPAAEAAAEPDGAAAEAAAEPDGDAAEASAEPDGNAAGSGRDPARLKSIVESLVFAADKPISVKELMRLCKERDEAAVEAALAQLEEGYAGRGVVLHRVAGGWQFRTSPANSAWVTQLVAGKPVRLTRAQLETLAIVAYRQPITKPEIEEIRGVDCGSPLHVLMERQLIRVLGKKEEPGRPLLYGTTREFLEFFQLNDLRDLPTLREFHELTEDSKRELEKLGIDADGDDAGAGGEEAPAAGEPAAADGEPAAGEAAAAAADGEPAGEAVEAAAADGEAAAGEAAAAADGEAAGEAVEAAADDAPAAGEAVEAAAAAAGDRPSAGEVAARPIGVDRVAGAPPADRETA
- a CDS encoding rRNA pseudouridine synthase; the protein is MRLQRYLAQCGVAARRKAEQLIVEGRVRVNGAVVDELGARVDPERDRVSVDGKAVTPQDTMYVVLNKPKGFVTTVEDPEGRPTVMELLPRLPVRVVPVGRLDFYSEGVLLLTNDGELAARLLSSRYEVEKTYHVKVRGHVKPAHLRALRQGVRLDDGSITKPAKVDRLPAASKHDWFVVTLTEGKNRQVRRMFEALGYGVTKLQRVAFAGITFHGLRVGDARELSQAEVDALRRLVKLPANTVSRGVWAARREETDRARRARRARAADATREGAAAGRAAHGGRGRGRR